The Alosa sapidissima isolate fAloSap1 chromosome 5, fAloSap1.pri, whole genome shotgun sequence genome has a window encoding:
- the LOC121709349 gene encoding cofilin-2-like, with protein sequence MASGVTVTDDVITVFNEMKVRKAAATEEEKRMRKKAVLFCLSDDKKKIILEEGREILQGDEGDPYLKFVKMLPPDDCRYALYDATYETKETKKEDLVFIFWAPESAPLKSKMIYASSKDAIKRNFTGIKHEWQVNGLEDIKDRKTLAEKLGGSSVITVEGGAL encoded by the exons GCCTCTGGTGTGACCGTAACGGACGATGTCATCACCGTCTTCAACGAGATGAAGGTGCGCAAGGCGGCCGCCaccgaggaggagaagaggatgaggaagaaggCGGTGCTGTTCTGCCTGAGCGACGACAAGAAGAAGATCATCCTGGAGGAGGGCCGCGAGATCCTGCAGGGGGACGAGGGCGACCCCTACTTGAAGTTCGTCAAGATGCTGCCCCCCGACGACTGTCGCTACGCTCTCTACGACGCCACCTACGAGACCAAGGAGACGAAGAAGGAAGACCTCGTATTCATTTTCTG GGCTCCTGAGAGTGCCCCTCTGAAGAGTAAAATGATCTACGCCAGCTCCAAGGATGCCATCAAGAGGAATTTCACAG gcATCAAACACGAGTGGCAGGTGAACGGCCTAGAGGATATCAAAGACCGGAAAACCCTGGCGGAGAAGTTGGGAGGCTCCTCTGTAATAACCGTGGAGGGTGGCGCCTTATAG